The Branchiostoma floridae strain S238N-H82 chromosome 10, Bfl_VNyyK, whole genome shotgun sequence genome has a segment encoding these proteins:
- the LOC118424353 gene encoding solute carrier organic anion transporter family member 4A1-like, with amino-acid sequence MVAYQYSWFWNERFWLPPNVTWADLRNTDEVQYPQTTQLYVSTKYDPVCAPSGVEFFSPCIAGCMEQLPGESKLQSYGMCSCLPTNQSAASGSPDVENKVTSGHCPNNCDLLPVVLCALFVYAVGMASMGPAMLFSTLRCVQESRRSLALGFQSLIARFLGAIPGPIVYGSLIDRACLLWNETCDQKGACLVYDNANLSTYFFTVTFALACWIFLSLCLALYSWKRSEANSKLIDEKNAELDNDARKRVSGILELVYYRETTV; translated from the exons ATGGTGGCTTACCAGTACTCGTGGTTTTGGAACGAGCGTTTTTGGCTCCCTCCAAACGTTACCTGGGCGGATCTCCGCAACACAGACGAGGTGCAGTACCCCCAGACCACGCAGCTGTACGTCTCC ACCAAGTACGATCCCGTCTGTGCTCCAAGCGGAGTCGAGTTCTTCTCACCCTGCATCGCGGGGTGTATGGAACAACTGCCAGGCGAAAGCAAG TTGCAGAGCTACGGCATGTGCAGCTGTTTACCCACCAACCAGTCTGCTGCCAGTGGAAGCCCTGACGTTGAGAACAAGGTGACGTCAGGCCACTGTCCCAACAACTGCGACCTGCTGCCAGTGGTGCTGTGTGCTCTGTTTGTGTACGCTGTCGGGATGGCATCCATGGGCCCTGCCATGTTGTTCTCCACTCTAAG GTGTGTGCAGGAAAGTCGCAGATCACTGGCTCTTGGGTTCCAGAGTCTCATTGCCAGATTCCTTG GTGCCATCCCTGGACCCATCGTGTACGGAAGTCTGATAGACCGGGCCTGTCTCTTGTGGAACGAGACTTGCGATCAGAAAGGCGCCTGCCTCGTGTACGACAACGCCAACCTCAGTACGTACTTCTTCACTGTGACCTTCGCCCTGGCCTGTTGGATCTTCCTGTCGCTCTGCTTGGCTCTGTACTCCTGGAAACGCAGTGAAGCCAACAGCAAGCTGATAGATGAGAAAAATGCGGAGCTAGACAACGACGCAAGGAAGAGGGTCAGCGGAATTCTGGAACTTGTGTATTACCGTGAAACAACGGTGTAA
- the LOC118424434 gene encoding uncharacterized protein LOC118424434, with amino-acid sequence MKTMEKFTVAEKRWLLVGMALHKIVHPAICQALRTEAGHPVPYGCMDISEAIEQLCSKTVFERQLKDAATELRSKVRNKWGHPIMNEWITEDHFHQCFVAMRKVIELLPFSSPAVRERTSMRLSRFETADSMGNILLNPYNFFPGGDNGQTVVVNSHQPSSDCCEACGHTPYPSPSGQNHPSAASGNHPILYYIEKKVRGKNVKEASKSGFSWLHLAGGVTIGVAVGILLASAPGKCGGVVRDGSLPISLLKLQDMIQAYSHLRFSG; translated from the exons ATGAAGACAATGGAAA AATTTACAGTCGCCGAGAAGAGGTGGTTGCTGGTCGGGATGGCTCTCCACAAAATCGTCCACCCGGCGATCTGCCAGGCCCTGCGGACTGAAGCGGGACACCCCGTACCGTACGGCTGTATGGACATTTCTGAGGCTATAGAGCAGCTCTGCAGCAAAACCGTCTTTGAACGTCAGCTGAAGGACGCAGCAACG GAACTACGCTCGAAAGTCCGAAACAAGTGGGGCCATCCCATCATGAATGAGTGGATCACCGAGGACCATTTCCACCAATGCTTCGTCGCCATGAGAAAGGTCATTGAACTTCTGCCGTTCTCCAGTCCTGCCGTCAGGGAAAGAACCAGCATGCGTCTGTCGAGGTTTGAAACGGCGGATTCCATGG gAAATATCTTACTCAATCCCTATAACTTCTTTCCTGGTGGAGACAACGGACAAACTGTGGTGGTTAATTCCCATCAACCCTCCTCGGACTGTTGTGAGGCGTGTGGCCACACTCCCTACCCCTCCCCTTCTGGCCAAAACCACCCCTCTGCTGCCAGTGGGAACCACCCAATTTTGTATTACATAGAAAAGAAGGTACGTGGCAAAAACGTCAAGGAGGCATCAAAGTCGGGGTTTTCTTGGCTACACCTCGCAGGCGGAGTCACGATAGGGGTTGCTGTGGGGATCCTCCTCGCAAGTGCTCCTGGGAAGTGTGGTGGCGTAGTTCGTGACGGGTCCTTGCCGATTTCTCTCCTCAAGTTGCAAGATATGATACAAGCATACAGTCATCTCCGGTTTTCAGgctga